From a single Ooceraea biroi isolate clonal line C1 chromosome 12, Obir_v5.4, whole genome shotgun sequence genomic region:
- the LOC105277762 gene encoding uncharacterized protein LOC105277762, with the protein MRSAVHARMKFTSWILLLFVFFFSQCIICSWQVQLRCPVVRLNNGKIRVRAKGRIVRFNCLDGFTLVGNKYSTCVRGQWDTPTPVCVSSKCSAPPTPAHSFMAQKLNGSILVFFCEPGYTLIGSSEIYCDGRQWNVTIPYCRGMNASAPTKCDFENPDLCWWEQDPLHDFDWKRHNFETPSLHIGTGPTHDHTLGAGNDGHYLYIEASGRLVNDTARIISPLYNSSLTESGCFSFWYHMYGATIGFLNIYFKQEDTASQLLFTKSGNQGNQWFHGIFDLPKSNASFQIIIEGVRGTSYVSDIAIDDVAILQRDECIVKNESISVTVSDYDQVEIVNSQQSCRDRCFFGATESSVFFDTRTGPESCFCTVDCVERSMCCPDYAEYCILGYSIAYTIPDSVTKALASKTTTAPSRNFTLTGFPINPKDDIDPGMPNTTTSAPKRVVTAKTTIKPQTKKLPRTTVKPTQPETKETPFELKTTTTTKRTDLYDQSGLYNPEKVRQGGSFEKLEIIVVAGATLVVLSVALVIVIIVIRRRRTYKRGTSSSALSEDSDMHSGTVFIIVTVCCCFLMLRAAAEDAVQQNQLSPNLGGLAIEDQVDGGAVHTREKRTLFLKKKLLGAGLLGFGLGVAKGYKAGYYSAPEVHHVYLSPPPVKYVEYVEKPVYIEKFIPKPVYKPHIEYSAPVWSQPDPSYG; encoded by the exons ATGCGGAGTGCAGTCCACGCCAGGATGAAGTTCACTTCATGGATTTTGTTGCTGTTTGTCTTCTTCTTCAGCCAATGCATCATTTGTTCTTGGCAGGTGCAGC TCCGCTGTCCCGTAGTACGATTGAATAACGGAAAAATTCGCGTTCGGGCCAAAGGCAGAATCGTACGATTCAATTGTCTGGATGGATTCACTCTCGTGGGTAACAAATATTCCACATGCGTACGTGGCCAGTGGGACACACCTACTCCTGTGTGCGTGA GTTCGAAATGCTCTGCACCGCCTACACCGGCGCACTCATTTATGGCGCAAAAACTGAATGGCTCAATATTAGTATTCTTCTGCGAACCTGGCTATACTCTAATTGGTAGCTCAGAAATTTATTGTGATGGACGCCAATGGAACGTAACGATCCCTTATTGTCGAG GTATGAACGCGTCCGCGCCAACGAAATGCGATTTCGAGAATCCGGATTTATGTTGGTGGGAACAGGACCCGCTGCACGACTTCGACTGGAAACGCCATAATTTCGAGACACCGAGTTTACACATCGGCACCGGGCCGACGCATGATCATACTCTGGGAGCCGGAAACGATG GACACTATCTCTACATCGAGGCGTCGGGCCGATTGGTGAACGACACGGCAAGAATCATATCACCCCTATATAACTCTTCGTTAACCGAATCGGGGTGTTTCTCGTTCtg GTACCATATGTACGGTGCCACGATCGgttttttaaacatatatttcaaacaaGAGGACACTGCGTCGCAATTGCTGTTTACTAAAAGTGGAAACCAAGGGAATCAATGGTTCCACGGTATTTTCGATCTACCGAAAAGTAATGCTAGCTTTCAG attattataGAAGGAGTGAGAGGTACCAGTTACGTGAGCGATATCGCGATAGATGACGTCGCTATTTTACAAAGGGACGAGTGCATTGTTAAAAACGAATCTATTAGTGTAACCGTAAGTGATTATG ATCAAGTCGAAATCGTGAATTCGCAACAGAGTTGTCGAGACAGATGCTTCTTTGGCGCCACGGAGAGTTCCGTTTTCTTTGACACACGAACCGGACCGGAGAGCTGCTTTTGCACAGTCGATTGTGTGGAACGTTCTATGTGTTGTCCAGATTACGctgaatattgtatattag GATACAGCATTGCGTACACAATACCCGACAGTGTCACTAAAGCACTGGCTAGCAAAACCACGACTGCACCGTCAAGAAACTTCACGCTGACAGGGTTCCCGATAAATCCAAAAGATGATATCGACCCAGGCATGCCCAACACGACCACGTCGGCGCCCAAGCGGGTGGTTACCGCGAAAACAACGATCAAACCTCAAACCAAGAAATTGCCACGAACAACTGTCAAACCAACGCAGCCGGAAACTAAGGAAACCCCTTTTGAGTTGAAGACAACTACAACGACAAAACGCACAGACCTTTATGATCAATCTG GTCTGTACAATCCGGAAAAGGTGAGACAGGGCGGAAGCTTTGAGAAGTTGGAGATCATCGTCGTAGCCGGTGCGACTTTGGTCGTGCTCTCCGTCGCGCTCGtgatcgtcatcatcgtcatcaggAGGAGAAGAACTTACAAGAGAGGGACGAGCAGTTCAGCGCTCTCAGAGGATAGCGAC ATGCATAGCGGCACTGTCTTCATCATCGTCACCGTCTGTTGCTGTTTCCTCATGTTGAGAGCAGCGGCGGAAGATGCTGTCCAACAGAACCAACTGTCGCCGAATCTCGGGGGTCTCGCTATCGAAGATCAGGTTGATGGTGGTGCAGTGCATACCAGGGAAAAGAGAACGCTGTTCTTGAAGAAGAAGCTGCTCGGCGCTGGGCTCCTTGGCTTCGGCCTTGGCGTCGCGAAAGG TTATAAAGCCGGTTACTACAGCGCGCCGGAAGTGCATCACGTCTACCTTTCGCCGCCGCCGGTGAAATATGTGGAATACGTGGAGAAGCCCGTCTACATTGAGAAGTTCATCCCGAAACCCGTTTATAAACCGCACATCGAGTACAGTGCACCAGTCTGGTCGCAACCAGACCCTTCTTATGGGTAA
- the LOC105277761 gene encoding poly [ADP-ribose] polymerase produces the protein MGDEMPYRTEYAKSDRSKCQLCKSLIGKGSLRLAAVVQSPVHDGTVPRWYHFKCFFMKQRPKSTADIACFDEIRNEDQDAIRKKLEESLSAPAQTSGKGRKRTKAGASGGVSGDFRVEYAKSNKSTCKGCEEKIIKGETRISKKDYESEEARRFGGLDRWYHVECFVKLRADFGYYESGDKLPGAKQLSKEDLQNLKDALPKMAAGDVPPPPKKVKNEPKDEAETKAIKKQNDGLYAIKDRISHLDKKELIAILEKNHQDIPTGISNIVNLVSDILYFGALEPCPICGGQLVYNSGLGYRCTGDATEWTKCEYVTQDPKRNKCEIPSASKKDFPIKPYKSVVRKRIFEMTASSSSSSVKKEEDEVDGPKVKGKPRPLKNMQFVILGRTEKDKEELKKEILLLGGVVTTKLHGDLAAVISNKNEVDRMNRRMQDVQSYDIQVITEDFVEEAKEYTDAPIMLLKKKTISEWGGDINARLSNVIAKSNASKSKSKFEKSVSGKVKVKVKGGGAVDPASGLEDCAHIYQKGKDKYTATLGLTDIQLKKNSFYKIQILKHDKHEKYSLFRSWGRIGTTIGGTKLDYMSLKECIQQFEALYEEKTGNQWEDREYFVKMPQRMYPLDIDDGNQEVASLDSDIKSNLQKPIQDLMRLIFDVNEMKKVMLEFEIDMDKMPLGKLSQKQIEKAYAVLTELQEILKKSSVDRTTLIDASNRFYTLIPHNFGVSGPKILETSKEIKAKCDMLDALLEMEIAYSLLCDKTDKKENPLDSHYKQLKTVIDILDKTSEEFKMIEQYVRNTHATTHMQYELEIDDVFVIKREGEEQRFKPFKKLPNRKLLWHGSRTTNFAGILSQGLRIAPPEAPVTGYMFGKGIYFADMVSKSANYCCTHSGNPTGLLLLCEVALGNMYERYNADYIVKLPKGKHSTVGRGQTHPDPQSVYKTEDGVEVPYGTGVPANISKQSALLYNEYIVYDVAQVKARYLLRMNFKYK, from the exons ATGGGTGACGAAATGCCATATCGCACGGAATACGCGAAGAGCGATCGTTCCAAGTGTCAGCTGTGCAAGAGCCTCATCGGCAAAGGGAGCCTGAGACTCGCCGCTGTTGTTCAG AGCCCAGTTCATGATGGAACGGTACCTAGGTGGTATCACTTCAAGTGTTTCTTCATGAAACAAAGACCAAAATCTACTGCCGATATAGCGTGTTTTGATGAGATTCGCAATGAAGATCAAGATGCGATTCGAAAGAAACTTG AGGAGTCTCTCAGTGCACCTGCCCAGACGTCCGgaaaagggaggaagagaacaAAAGCTGGTGCCTCTGGTGGTGTCTCCGGAGACTTCAGAGTAGAGTATGCCAAATCCAACAAGTCCACATGTAAAGGTTGCGAGGAGAAGATAATAAAGGGTGAAACCAGGATATCGAAGAAGGATTATGAAAGTGAGGAAGCCAGAAGGTTCGGTGGTCTTGACAGGTGGTATCATGTGGAATGTTTCGTGAAACTCAGAGCAGACTTTGGCTACTATGAGAGCGGAGATAAGCTTCCAGGTGCCAAACAGCTCTCAAAGGAAGATCTTCAGAACCTGAAAGATGCACTGCCCAAAATGGCTGCGGGTGATGTACCACCACCCCCTAAGAAAGTTAAAAATGAACCGAAGGACGAGGCAGAGACAAAGGCAATCAAGAAGCAAAATGATGGGCTCTACGCTATCAAAGATCGAATATCGCATTTGGACAAGAAAGAATTGATTGCTATATTGGAGAAGAACCACCAGGACATTCCAACGGGCATATCTAAC ATTGTAAACCTCGTGTctgatatattgtattttggAGCTCTGGAACCCTGTCCGATATGCGGAGGACAGCTCGTATATAATTCCGGCTTGGGTTATAGATGCACTGGCGATGCGACGGAGTGGACGAAATGCGAGTATGTTACCCAAGATCCGAAAAGGAATAAGTGCGAGATACCAAGTGCCTCGAAGAAAGACTTTCCAATTAA GCCATACAAGTCTGTGGTAAGGAAACGGATATTTGAGATGActgcatcgtcgtcgtcgagttCTGTTAAGAAGGAAGAGGATGAGGTAGACGGGCCAAAAGTGAAAGGAAAGCCACGGCCCCTGAAGAACATGCAGTTTGTTATACTCGGTCGCACGGAGAAAGACAAGGAAGAACTGAAGAAGGAAATCTTATTGCTGGGTGGTGTCGTTACCACGAAGCTTCACGGTGATCTGGCTGCTGTAATCTCGAATAAGAACGAAGTGGATAGGATGAATAGGAGAATGCAGGATGTTCAGTCATACGATATTCAAGTAATCACGGAGGACTTCGTGGAGGAAGCTAAGGAGTACACGGACGCACCCATTATGCTCCTGAAGAAGAAAACCATCTCCGAGTGGGGAGGCGACATCAATGCCAGGCTCTCCAACGTCATCGCCAAGTCCAACGCTTCCAAGAGCAAGAGCAAATTTGAAAAGTCCGTTTCCGGCAAGGTGAAAGTCAAGGTGAAGGGTGGCGGTGCCGTGGATCCCGCCAGCGGCCTGGAGGATTGCGCGCACATCTATCAGAAGGGCAAGGACAAGTACACCGCGACATTGGGTCTGACGGACATACAATTGAAGAAGAACagtttttacaaaatacagattCTGAAGCACGACAAACACGAGAAATATTCCTTGTTCAGAAGTTGGGGTCGAATTGGTACCACCATTGGCGGGACCAAGTTGGACTACATGTCCCTGAAGGAGTGCATACAACAGTTCGAAGCACTGTACGAGGAGAAGACCGGAAACCAGTGGGAGGACAGAGAGTACTTCGTGAAGATGCCGCAACGGATGTATCCGCTCGACATAGATGATGGAAACCAGGAGGTCGCCTCTCTAGACTCGGACATCAAGAGCAACCTGCAAAAGCCGATTCAAGATCTGATGCGCCTGATTTTCGACGTGAACGAAATGAAGAAGGTCATGCTGGAGTTCGAGATAGACATGGACAAGATGCCACTTGGAAAACTGTCCCAGAAGCAAATCGAGAAGGCTTATGCGGTTCTCACGGAGCTGCAGGAGATACTCAAGAAGAGCAGCGTAGATCGCACCACGCTGATCGACGCCTCCAACAGGTTCTATACACTGATACCTCACAATTTCGGCGTGTCCGGGCCGAAGATTCTTGAGACGTCGAAGGAGATCAAAGCCAAGTGCGACATGCTGGACGCACTGCTCGAGATGGAGATCGCGTACAGTCTCCTCTGCGACAAGACCGATAAGAAGGAGAATCCGCTTGACAGTCACTACAAGCAACTGAAGACCGTCATCGACATACTGGACAAGACGAGTGAGGAGTTCAAGATGATCGAGCAGTACGTCAGGAACACTCATGCAACTACGCACATGCAGTACGAGCTTGAGATTGATGACGTGTTCGTCATCAAGCGAGAGGGCGAGGAGCAGAGATTCAAACCGTTCAAGAAATTGCCCAACAGGAAATTGCTCTGGCACGGGTCGAGAACCACGAATTTCGCGGGAATATTGTCCCAAGGTTTGCGCATCGCGCCGCCGGAAGCGCCCGTTACCGGCTACATGTTCGGCAAGGGTATATACTTTGCCGACATGGTGTCGAAGTCCGCGAATTATTGTTGCACGCACAGCGGCAACCCGACCGGTCTGCTGCTTCTTTGCGAAGTCGCCCTGGGCAATATGTACGAGAGGTATAACGCGGATTACATCGTGAAGCTACCGAAAGGCAAGCATTCGACGGTCGGTCGCGGCCAGACGCATCCCGATCCTCAAAGCGTTTACAAGACCGAGGATGGCGTTGAAGTGCCCTACGGAACTGGAGTACCTGCCAATATCAGTAAACAGTCAGCGTTGTTGTATAACGAGTACATTGTATACGACGTGGCTCAGGTGAAAGCGCGATATTTGCTAAGAATGAATTTCAAATACAAGTAA
- the LOC105277758 gene encoding uridine-cytidine kinase-like 1, which translates to MAAKMQHPFEPPSSASSECDDGDVCSDDREMFLVDELCDDAEHCRHCDTPTPQSPRPPSTGSQKSPRSRRQRTTSMSQSSKKTSAESILRSKTRTIYTAGRPPWYNSAGQQVEPFVIGICGGSASGKTTVATKIIESLDVPWVTLLSMDSFYKVLNEKQHEMAARNEYNFDHPDAFDFELLKTTLQRLKEGRMVEVPIYNFVTHRRESRTKTMYGANVIIFEGILTFYNVDVSKMCDMKIFVDTDADVRLARRLRRDISQRGRDLEGVLKQYSQHVQPAFYYYIAPLMVHADIIVPRGGDNEVAIELIVQHVHTQLQLRGFKLREKLAHSYIGQPLPSSLYLLPDTPQIKGLHTFIRNKETYRDEFIFYSKRLIRLVIEYALSLLPFEDVTVETPQGVLYGGKRGATDKICGVSILRAGETMEQAVRDVCKDIRIGKILIQTNQQTGEPELYYLRLPKDIKDYRVILMDATVATGAAAIMAIRVLLDHDVAEENVLLASLLMAESGVHSIAYAFPRVKIVTSALDPEINEKFYVLPGIGNFGDRYFGTEPSDD; encoded by the exons ATGGCAGCTAAAATGCAGCATCCGTTTGAGCCACCAAGCTCGGCGAGTTCCGAATG CGACGATGGCGACGTGTGCTCGGACGACCGCGAGATGTTCCTCGTCGACGAGCTGTGTGACGATGCCGAGCACTGCAGGCACTGCGACACACCAACACCGCAATCACCAAGGCCACCGTCCACAG gCTCGCAAAAGTCTCCAAGGTCACGCAGACAACGTACCACCAGTATGTCACAGTCGAGCAAGAAAACATCTGCAGAATCGATCCTCAGGAGCAAAACGCGGACTATTTATACGGCTGGTAGGCCGCCCTGGTACAATTCAGCGGGTCAACAAGTGGAACCCTTCGTAATCG GTATTTGTGGTGGCAGCGCATCCGGGAAGACGACGGTAGCAACGAAAATCATAGAATCTCTGGACGTGCCATGGGTGACTCTCCTCAGCATGGACTCTTTTTATAAA GTGCTAAACGAGAAGCAGCACGAGATGGCTGCTCGAAACGAATACAACTTTGACCACCCTGACGCGTTCGATTTCGAACTTTTAAAGACCACGCTGCAGCGTCTGAAGGAAGGACGGATGGTGGAAGTTcctatttataatttcgtgACTCATCGCAGGGAAAGCAGAACG AAAACCATGTACGGTGCCAACGTCATCATCTTCGAGGGAATACTTACCTTCTACAATGTCGACGTGTCGAAA ATGTGCGACATGAAGATTTTTGTCGATACCGACGCTGACGTCAGGCTCGCCAGGCGCCTGCGGAGGGACATCTCGCAAAGAGGCAGAGATCTGGAGGGTGTGTTGAAGCAGTACAGTCAACACGTGCAACCGgccttttattattacatcgcGCCTCTCATGGTGCACGCGGACATCATCGTGCCGCGCGGGGGAGACAACGAAGTGGCGATCGAGCTCATTGTTCAGCACGTCCATACTCAGCTTCAGTTG AGAGGCTTCAAACTGAGGGAAAAGCTGGCGCACTCGTACATTGGCCAACCGTTGCCTTCGTCATTGTATCTACTCCCGGACACGCCGCAAATAAAGGGTCTGCACACGTTTATACGAAACAAGGAGACCTACAGagatgaatttattttttactcgaAACGATTGATCCGTTTGGTCATCGAATATGCGTTGTCTCTGTTGCCGTTTGAG GATGTGACGGTCGAGACGCCGCAGGGAGTGTTGTACGGTGGCAAACGGGGCGCCACGGACAAGATATGCGGAGTATCGATACTGCGAGCCGGCGAGACCATGGAGCAGGCCGTTAGAGACGTGTGCAAGGACATTCGCATAGGGAAAATTCTCATCCAGACTAATCAGCAGACCGGCGAACCCGAA TTGTATTATCTCCGGCTGCCAAAGGACATAAAGGACTACAGAGTGATACTGATGGACGCGACCGTCGCGACCGGCGCCGCCGCGATCATGGCGATCCGGGTGCTGCTGGATCACGACGTCGCCGAGGAGAATGTGCTGCTGGCGTCGCTGCTGATGGCGGAATCCGGCGTGCACTCGATCGCGTACGCGTTCCCGCGGGTGAAAATCGTCACCTCGGCGCTGGATCCCGAAATAAACGAGAAGTTCTACGTCTTGCCCGGCATCGGCAATTTTGGCGACAGGTACTTCGGCACCGAGCCATCCGACGATTGA